TTAAGATAAAGCTATCTTTTCTAAAACAGCTCTGGCTAATAAAGGGATCATAATTTCATGATGCCCAATTAAAGAATAACCCTTACCTCCTTCTTGAGTAGGACGTTGAACCACATTTACTCTTGGTCGGTAATGAGATTCTTTATCTAAATTGATGGTGGTAAAGTTGTTAACTTGATAACCTAAATTACGAGCAACAGTAAGGGCCTTTAAAAAGACTTCAGGTAAGATTACGGCTGAACCAATATTTAAATAAACTCCTCCATCTCCTAATTTAGTAATTTGACGAGCAAAGATCTTAAAATCATGAAGACTTCCTTCTCCTAAGGCAGCTCCATTACAGTTTTTATGTTGATGAATAATATCGGTCCCAATAGCCACATGGATAGTTACTGGAATTTGAAGTTTAAAACCTTGATATAAGATACTGTATTCTTTATAGGGATTGTCAAGTACTTCAATCTTTTCAGCAATGACTTGCCCTAAACCAAGCTTTTTTCCCAAGCAATTACTTATGGCTTCATTAAGTAATTGGGTAGATTCTTCCGCCATACCAAAGACACCGGAAGTAATATTTTCAGCTACATCTTCTGAAGTTTCTCCAATCAGAGAGATTTCAAAATCATGAATAGCTCCCGCCCCATTTAAAGCAATAGCGGTAACAATCCCTTTCTTCATTAATTCGATAATCAAGGGAGAAAGCCCGCATTTAATGACATGGGCTCCCATGGCCAGTATGACTGGTTTTTTATGCTCATAGGCTTTGAAGATTAAATTTACCACTTCTTTTAAATCATTAGCTGCCAAGATAGAAGGTAGCGAACTTAAGTAGCTTAAAAAATCTTTATAAAATAAGTTTAGATTAATAAAATCTTTAATCTTGACCTTATTCTTTCTCTCTTTTAAAGGATAGGTCTTTATTTTGCTTAAATTTAAAGGTTCAAATTTCATAAACTTTTTCTTATTTTAAAGGAATCTCTCTCTTTATTAAAACAGCATAAATAGAACCAAGAGGAATCTTGCTCTTTATTAAGACAGGAATCTTAAAAGAGTCATCAGTAAGCCAAATTAAGATTTCTCCGCAATGCTTAAAGATGCCTTCGAATAACATTTTAGGCTTGATGACAATGGTGCTAATTTCTCCAAATAAGGTATATAATCTTTCTTTTTTTAAGACTTCTATTTCTAATTTATATATAGTTTCAGAAGAAATGACATTTAAATAGCTTGAATTTCCAATAATTAATTCTTGTTGACGGATCTGGTATAAGGCCGATAAAGGATCGTAGATTAACGTAGGAATCTTAACTGGATGTTTATTGACATAAGCTAAATTCTCTTGATGGTCAAAAATAATAGTTTCATTTTTAGTATAGTTTCCTTCTTGTAAATACTTTTCAAACTTACATGTTTGAAATTGATTATTAATAGTTGATTTAATCCGATCCTCTACTTGGTAGAATAAAGAAAAAAAAGGAAAAGATTGAGTTTTGACTTCTATAGAATAAGTATCAGGGGTATTCTCCTTAGAGAAGGTCATCAGGCTTCTACCTACAGGCATACCCATATAATTAACAGAGAAAGTAAGTTTTTCTCCCTCGCTATTAACTATCGGAGAAACATTTCCTTGGGCCAATAAAGAAGAAGTTAAAATCAATAAACTTAAAGTTAAATAGACTAAAATTTTAAACATTTTTAAACATATTTTTTATAAATTTTAGAAATATTATAAGGCACTTAAAAGATAAGTGCAAGTTATTTTTATGATAAAAAACAAGGTCTAAAGCTTGGTCTGAAAAAGATATCTTTCTAAATATTCTAAGGCTTCTCTCTTGTTTTTGATCGTTCCTTCTAAGTAAGTCTTTTTAACCTCGTTTAATAAAACTTTAAAGACAGGACCTGGAGTGAGATTAAAGGATTGAATTAAATCATCTCCAGTAACTAAAGAAGGGGGGTTAAATACTTTGTCTTTAGTCAAATATTTATGGATTAAGAGTGAAGCTAATTTTAGGTGTGTTTCAAAATTAACCTTATATCTTTGGCTATGTGTTTCTTTTTTATCAGCCAAAGAAAGTAAGACTGTATTTATTAAGTTATGGTTAACTCTTTTATAAAAACGCCATAAAGCTTTATGGCTTAGCTCTTTACTATTAGAAAGGTAGCCTATCTGCATATGATGTTTAATAATTTGACCTAAATCTTCAGTTTCCTGGTTGCTTAAAGCTAAACGTTTACTGATTGCATAAGAGAGAGTTTGACCTATTCCTTGATGGCCAAAAAAGCAAATCTTTCCGGCTTGATCAAAAGATCTGGCAAGGGGCTTGCCAATATCGTGAAGCAAGACAGCTAACTTGAGCAAGACAAGGTTACTTCTTCCACAAGAATATTTCTTTCTTAAAAAACTTTTTATATTTTTTTGATAATCTGGAAAATACCAGGCAAGATTTCCTAAGATCTCTTCTAATTCTTTTAAAGAATTAAGCAAGTGTGTCTCAATATCTTGACTGTTAAATAAATCATTCTTAAAGAAGGCCAACTCAGGAATAATCTGAACTAATAGATTTAATTCCTTTAATTCTTTGATCGAAGAGTAAGCATCTTTTTTCTCTAAGATTAAACTAAGCTCATTAATAATTCTTTCCGAAGCAACTTCTTTTATTCTTGGAGCTGATTTAATTAAGAATTCTTCAGTCTGGGGGTCTAACTTAAATCTTAGTTGAGCTTTTAAACGAATGGCTCTTAGTAGTCTTAAAGGATCATCAAGAAAAGAAGAAGGATTAACTACCTTTAAATTTTTTTGTTTTAAATCTTTCCTTCCTTCAAAAGGATCAATCAGCATAAGGTTACTGATTTCTATGCCCATGGCATTGACCGTAAAATCACGATCTCTTAAGTTTTCTAAAAAAGAGCTTTCTTTAACTTTAGAAAAGTCTATCTTCTTAGTCAGATGGCCTTCTTTATAGACAAGACGATAACTGTTTTCTTTAATCTTAAAAAAGCTTCCTTTTAAAAGCTGGCTTAGTTGCTTAACCAAAGGAAGAGGGTTATTGAAGGTAACTAAGTCAAGATCCATCACCTTTCTTGATAAAAGCAAATCTCTAATACTTCCACCTACTAAGTAGATTTTTTCTTGAGGAGAGATTATATCTTTGAGGAGATTAAAGAGGTGAAGGTGAGGTGATAATTTCTTAATTAAAAGATCTTGGCTATATTCCATGGAAGATCTTTTTAGCAAAATTTTTAAATAAAGTAGCAAGACATTGAAGAATGTCTATTACAGCTGGAGCGATGTCTTGGGGATAAAAATTGTAGTATCTTAAATCTTTTTCCCGGAACCTTAAAAAGTCAATAATGGTCTTTGTCCTTTTGGGATAAGAAAAGCTCCAGTCTTTAGGAGGACCTTTTAATACTTGAACTAAATGATTAATATCACCTCTTAAATCACGACATTTAATACCTATTTTATAATTTCTCAGGCGGGGAATCTTTTCTCCTAAGGCTAATTTATAAAATAGTTTAGGATAGTCCAGTTGAGCATGGATAAACAAAGAAAGAGAACCCCAGAGACGGCCATTTACCTCCATTAACTTAAATTTTTTATCCTTGATATCTTGTTTAAATTCAACCATGGCGGGTCCCCACCAACCAATAGCTTTTAGTAAGACTAAAGCTTCTTTTTTCATGGCCTTATCAACAGGGATACTTTCACAAAGACAACTTGCCGAACCGGTAGGATTAGCTTCTCTAATTCGATGGTGAGAAGCTTGGGCATATGAATTTCCTTCTTTATCTAAAATGGTAAAGAATCCATAACCTTCCCCTTCGATAAACTCTTGGATTAAGGGATAGGGAGAATGTTGATGAAGATGGAGATACTTTTCTATTAATTCTAAAGGATGGTAAGCATATAGTATTTTTCCCCTAATAATTTGGTTATTTTCTTCATCAAGATAAGAAGCATGGCTTGATTTAATGACCACAGGATAATTAAGGTGGTAAGCTACTTGAGGAAGCTCATCTAAAGAATTAACAAAAATGGTGTTAGGGGTAGAGATGTTTAATTCCTTAGCGATTTGAAAGGTTTTTTTCTTATTTACTACTTTACCAATGGTTTCAAATTCTGGAATGGGAAGAATGGCCCAAGGAGGAAACTTATCTCTATATTTAGAGAATAAGAGGAGGGTATAATCAGTCATCGGAATAATAAGTCCTACTCTTTTTAATCTGATGAGATTTAAGACCTCTTCTAAAAATCCTTGGGGATTTTCTAAGGGATGAGGATAAATAAATCTTTGGTAAACATAGCGGGAAAAGAAAGAGATGGCATTTTTGGTCTCGTCTCCCGCAATAATCTTTAGGCCTAATCTGCCTAATGACCTCACCGTAGCCAGAGTACTATTAAGTTTAGCATCAGTGATTAAGACTTTCAAAGAACCCTCTCTTTATTAAAGAAAGTATCTCTAATCTTTCTTGCCTTAACTAAAGCTCCACAAAGTTGAAGTTTAAGGTAGTCAAGATGATCATAACTTCGCAGGCCTACTCTTCTTAAAGTATATGGATTTTTAGCAATACTTTCTACGCTGTTTAAGCCATCTATAGTTAAAACAGCGTAATGAAATTTATTCTCTTGGAGTATCTTGATGATCTCTTGATTATAATCATCTTTTTTACCATTAGGATAAGCAAATACCTTTACTTCTTGGTTTATTTGTTCTTCAATGATCTTCTTGGAACAAACTATCTCTTCTTTGGCTTTAGCCAAAGAGACCTTACTGGCAATAACATGAGAACAAGTATGAGCTCCAAAGCTAATGTTATCTTTACTCATTTCTTTTACTTGTTCCCAGGAAAGAAACATCTTTTCTAAACAATTTGTCTCTACCTGACAAGTATTTCTTAGTCTATCCATAGCTTTATTTTTTTCTTCCTCGGTTATTTTTTTAAAAATACTTTGGATCTTAGTAATGGTGGCTTTTTTTAAAGCAGGAGAATCAAGAAAGTAGCTCCCTATTTTATCTATCTCAATATAGGTTTCTTTAGTCTGTTTAATTAAATAAGCTACTTCATCCCACCAAAAGAGTTTTCTTTTGCCCTCGATATAATCGGTGGTCAAGAATATTAAAGCCGGGAGGCGATATCTTTTTAAGATAGGGTAAGCATATAGATAGTTGTCTAAATAACCATCATCGAAGGTAATAATTACTTTAGGTCTTTGGATTTTTTCTTTATGGAGCACAATGGAGTGAAGATCGTTAAAATTTATTACCTCATATTTATTTTTAAGATAACTCATCTGAGTTTCAAAAGACTGAGGAGTAGCGCTGATTAATGCTTCGTCAAAAGAAAAATTAAAGCTTAAATTTAAGATCCGATGATACATCAGGATAATAATCTTGTCTTTTTGAAAGCCTTTAAATATAGGGGTAAGTAATGGAGCGGTTAACTTACAACAAGTATTTCTTAAGCTCATTTTTAGACTCCGGAATTAATTTTAAAAATCTTCGTTTACCAACTTGAAGGATAGCTTCTTCTTTTAGATCTAAGACATAATCAATGTCTGATATTTTAGCCTGATTCAATTTTACGGCGTTCTGCAAAATAAGTCTTTTCGCTTCACCTTTGCTGCTGGTTAATTTACTTTCGACCATTAGATCGACTAACTTTTTATCAGCCTGACTGACTGGATATGTTTCTAATTCTTTAGGTAATTCTTTATACTTAAAGACTTTTTCAAATTCTTCTTCAGCTAAAGTAGCTTCTTGGAAACTGTGATAAAAAGAGACAATTTCCTTAGCTAAGTTCTTCTTTACTTCTTTGGGATGTTGCTTGCCCTTCTCTAAATCTTTTTCTAAATTAATTAAGTTTTCTTCTTTGATATCGGTGAGAAGCTTATAGTATTTTAACATCAGGTGATCAGGAATAGACATAATCTGGCCAAACATTTCTATAGGAGGTTCTAAGACGCTAATATAATTGTTGTAGCTCTTACTCATCTTTCGAAAGCCATCAGTTCCTTCTAAGAGAGGAAGAGTCATTACCACCTGTGGTTTTTGTCCATACTCTCTTTGTAGTTCTCTACCCACCAAGAGATTAAATTTTTGTTCACTACCACCTATTTCTATATCAGCCTTAATGATTACAGAATCATATCCTTGGAGTAAAGGATATAAGAATTCTAAGATTGTAATCTCTTTTCCAGTCTTATAGCGATTCTTAAAATCATCCCTTTCTAACATTCTGGCTACAGTGTAAAAGGAGGTAAGTTCAATAATCTGAGGTAAGGACATTTCTTTAAGCCAACTACTATTGTATATTACCTGGGTTTTTTTTGGGTCTAAAATCTTAAATACCTGCTCTTGATAAGTTTGGCTATTCTTAGTCACTTCTTCGGGGGTTAATTTAACTCGAGTTTGAGATTTGCCACTGGGGTCTCCAATTTGAGCAGTAAAGTCTCCAATTAAGAAGATAATTTGATGGCCTAAATCTTGAAAGATTTTAAGTTTGCGAAGAATTACGGTATGCCCTAAGTGGATATCTGACGCTGTAGGATCAACACCAAATTTTACTCTTAAGGGTCTCTGGTCTTGGTGAGACTTTTTAAGTTTATCTAATAATTCTTCTTGGGAGATTAAGTCCACCACTCCTTGACTAATTACTTTTAATTCACTTTCCAAATTCATCATCTTACCTTTCACTTGACTAAGATTAACATACCAAATAGTTTAATTCAAGCAAATTTCCTCCAGCAATTTTCATTATAGGATTTCACAAAGCAGATTAACCTAGCAGATCAACCTAATTTTTTACGATTTTCATAGAAACATTTAAGACTTCTGGCCAGATTTAATGACTAACCCATTACCCTCAGTTATTAAATTTCTCTTGACTTTTAAGCTTAAACATACTTAATATAATGGTTATACTCAAATAAGTCAGATTTGCAAAAAGTAGTTAAAGAAGACGATAGACCTTAGACTCAAGACGATCAGGGAAGGTTTTTAATCTAGGGACTATCTAAAATTTTCGCAAATCAAGAATAAGGAAAAAGAAATTGATAAAGGCATTTTGTTGTTGGAGTGGCGGGAAAGATAGCACCTTATCCCTTTACAGAGCCCAGCAAGGTCAACAGATTGAAGTTACGCATCTTTTAAATATGCTGGCTGAGGATGGTAAATATTCACGCTCTCATGGGATTTGCGTAGAACTATTAAAAACACAAGCCTCTGCTATCGATATTCCTATTGTTCAAAGGAAGGCTACTGCCAGAGGTGCTATCTCCGGGAATACCTATGAACAGGAATTCAAAAAGGTGGTTTTAGAGTTGAAAGATACGGGTGTTGATGCCGGTATCTTTGGAGACATTGACCTTCAAGTACATAGGGATTGGGTGGAAAGGGTATGCCTTGAAATGGATATAACCCCAATTTTACCTCTCTGGAAAGGGAATCGGGAAGAATTAATAACTGAGTTTATAGATGTCGGGTTTAAAACAATTGTCGTGACAACTAATGCTAATTACTTAGGCAAGGAGTGGTTAGGCCGGCAAATAGATAAGGAATTCGTAGCCGAACTCAAGGCACTTGGTAATATTGACCTCTGCGGCGAGGATGGTGAATTCCACACCTTTGTCTATGATGGCCCTATATTTAAACACCCGGTTAAATTTACGGTTGGAGAAAAAGTATTAAAAGATAATCGCTGGTTTTTGGAGATTAAGAAAGATTAACCGCGAAGGTACAAAAATGTAAGGAACCCATTTTAATGGAAGCAATAATCCTGTTAGGACATGGCTCAAGACTTACAGAGGCAAATAAAATACTGAAACAAATGGCATTGCTCGTAAAGGAATTAGGGGATATTTCCATAGTGGAGATAGCCTTCCTGCAATTTGTGAAGCCTGACTTTTTTGATGCTATTTCTGCCTGTGTCTCAAGCGGAGCCGGGAAGATAATTGTCCACCCTTATTTTCTTTATAAAGGCCGACACTTTGAGGAAGACCTTACTGAGATGATTGGTGAAGCGCAAAAAAGATACCCTGATATTGAGTTTGTCCTTACGCAACCCCTCGGTGTCCATGAAAATATCGCCAGGGTTGTCCTTGAAAGAGCAATGAAAGACATCAAGCCGGTGAAAATACTTAAACCGCATGAGATAGAGGAGAAGAGTTTTGAGATAATCACTGGGGAACTGGGCGAAACAAACTTCAGGGACATTGAACTGCCGATTGTTAAAAGGGTTATTCATGCCACAGGTGATTTTGAATTTGCCAAAAATATGCGATTTGCTGCAGAGGCAGTGGAGGCAGGAATACGAGCCATAAAAAATGGGATGAATATCCTTGTTGATGTGGAGATGGTGAAGGCAGGCATAAATAAGAGATTGCTCCATAAATGGGGAGGAGAAGTTATTTGCAGGATGCAGGAGGAAGGATGCAGGAGGCAGGATGAAGAAAATAAGACAAGGGCTGAGATGGCTATTGAATCAGCGATGCAGGAGAAGAGGGACATCGGCATTGTGGCTATCGGTAATGCACCAACCGCACTCTATAAGGTAATGAAATTGATTAGGAATACGGATTTCAAGCCTGAGCTTGTTATTGGTGTGCCTGTGGGTTTTGTCAAAGCCGTTGAATCAAAAGAGGTGCTTTTGCATATGAAGTATCCGTTTATTACTTCATTAGGAAGAAAAGGCGGCAGTTCTGTAGCTGTGGCTATTGTCAATGCATTGTTAAGGATGGTGAAAGAAGAAGATGATGGGACTATTGCAGCATAACATTGGAGTTGAGTAGAAGGTTCTGAACGTCGCGAGCTTGTTCGCCGTGAGCTCAGGTTCTTTCCGTTCCAATAAATTTGTTGCATTTTTAAAAATCGTAACCAAAGGAAGTAAAAAATTTATTTTTCAATTCACGATTCGCAATTCGCGATTCCAGATTCTTTAATGTTAACTAAACAGGTATATAAGATGGGATTGATTCGTTTTGGTGTATCATTAGAAGAAGTACTCTTGGCAAACTTTGATGAACATATCAAAGAAAAGGGTTATCGGACAAGATCTAAAGCCATCTCCGACCTGATAGGAGAGGTTCTGGTTAAGGAAGAATGGGCAGGACAGGGGAATGTTGCTGGAGCAATCACCTTAATCTATGACCACCACAGAAGAGAATTGGTAAATAAGTTGACTGAAATCCAGCACGATTTTTATAAAACAATCATCTCCTCCCAGCACACCCATTTAGATCATAATAACTGCTTAGAGGTAGTTATCGCAAAAGGAGAGCCAGAAAAGATTAAGAAGCTTGCCAATAAGTTAAAATCAACTAAGGGCGTCAAGCACTCTACCCTCACCATGGCCACAACAGGAGAGGAGATTTAAGCTATTTTTTTGTTTTGTGAGTAGCACGAATTTTAAAAATGTATTAAAAAATTACTTGACATTTTTTAGGGTTTGCGTTACTTATTTAAAATAAGTAACGTGATATAAAAGAAAAGGAGGTGATTTTGTATGTTCAAAAAAACTTTAATAATTATGTTGGGGGTGCTATTTCTTGCCTCGCAGAGCTTTGCAGCCAGACCACTTACTACTGATGATGCTGGCATTGTTGAAAAGGGAACCTTTGAATTGGAGCGTGGATATGATTACACCAAAAACCAAAATAACACAGAAAGCCAAACAACAGGTTTATCGCTCAAGCATGGACTGACAGATAGATTGGATTTTGGTCTCGCATTTCCTTATGAGATTAAACCCAATAAAGGTCTTGGTAGTGCAGAATTAGGTGTAAAGTTTTCCTTGCTGAAGGAAAAAGAGGGTCTACCTGGCCTATCTTCAACTTTTAGTTATCAAGTAGGTGTTTTGGCCTATACGTTGAATATGATTCTTTCCAAAGGATTTGGCTCTTTAACTTGCCATCTTAATATAGGCTTTGAAGCTACAGGACAAGTAACAGAAAGGGGAATAACTACATATTCAGGTGCCGTAGAATATTCTGCTATTAAGGAGAATTTAAACTTAGTGGCTGAAGTCATGGGTAATGAAGACAACCTGTTAATGGGATTAATTGGCACAAATTTTCAAGCTTTTAAAGGGGTAACTTCTGATATAGGGTTGCAGTTTGGATTTAACAATGACAGTCCCAAAAGTGGTTTGACTATAGGTTTAACCACTGAATTTTAAAGGAGGTAAAAATGCATATACCAGATGGGTATTTAGGACCTGTAACTTGTGGTGTTTCTTATATGGCGATGCTGCCGATATGGGCAGTGGCATCAAGGATTGTTAAAAAAACGCTCAAGGCAAAACAAGTGCCGATGTTAGCCATAGGGGCGGCATTTAGTTTTGTGATCATGATGTTTAATGTGCCCATACCGGGAGGAACAACCGGACATGCGGTAGGCGGTGTTCTCGTGGCCATACTCCTTGGACCATGGGCAGCTTGTATTGCCATAACGGTAGCTTTAGTTATTCAGGCACTCTTATTTGGTGATGGAGGCATCACCGCCATAGGTGCTAATTGCTTTAACATGGCTTTTGTGCTTCCATTCGCTGGATATTATATCTATAAGGCAATTAGTGGAAGCGCTCCCAAAGATTCAAACAGAAGAGTCATTGCCGCAGGGATAGCTGGTTATGCAGCCCTTAATCTTGCCGCAGGACTGACCGGATTTGAGTTTGGTATTCAACCACTTCTTCATAAGACAGCAAGCGGACAAGCACTCTACTGCCCATACGGATTAAATGTTACCTTACCGGTAATGTTGGGGGAGCACCTGTTGTTTTTCGGCTGGGTGGAGGCAATTGTAACTGCCCTGGTAATAAAATATTTACAGAAGCAATCGCCGGAACTGCTGGAAGAAGGAAGGAAAAACTGATGAAAATTACTACTAAACTTTGGATAGGAATGGCAATATTAATTCTCCTTTCTCCACTTGGGCTTATCTTACCAGAGCATTTTAAGGCAGGCTCGGCCTGGGGCGAATGGGGAGCCGATGAAATGCAAAAACTCGTAGGCTACATTCCACAAGGCCTCGAAAAGCTCGCCAGTATCTGGAAGGCACCTATGCCGGATTATGCCTTTGAGGGCTGGGAAGAAAAGGGGCTGACACACCTAAGTTTTGCCTATATCATCTCTGCTGTCATAGGGATTGGTGTAATCGCTATCACGGTAATGGGTCTAGGGAAATTATTAGCCAAAAAAGACGATTAATTCAGTGTTAAAAAACAATAATTTTATAGAGCGGTCGATTACGGGTATCTTGTCATTCCTGAAGGAGTCCATTTTTGTTGATGAATATGCGGCAAAAAAAGGATTCTTGCAATCTTTGGACCCTCGAATAAAAGTAATAACCTTTATCTTGTTTCTTATAACGATACTTCTCATAAAAAGCATTACCCTTTGCCTTTGTCTATACACCGTATGCCTGGTTCTGGCGTATTTTTCCAATGTTCATCTAGGATTTTTCTTAAAAAGGACATGGATATTTATTCCGATATTTGCTTTTTTTATTGCTATTCCGGCGATATTTAGTATTTGGACACCCGGGAAGGCATTGCTCGTCGTAAATATGCTCGGTGCAAAAATTATTATTACACAGCAGGGGTTATTTGGGGCAATATTATTCGTTACGCGTGTCCTGTCCTCGGTGTCGTTTGCTATTCTTCTTAGCTTAACAACAAAACATTTCGCGTTACTCAAGGTCTTGCGGATTTTTGGAATTCCACAGGTTTTTATTATGACATTAGGTATGTCTTACCGCTATATCTATCTTTTTTTAGAAGTGGTTGAGAATACATATCTGGCCATTAAAAGCCGGGTGGGGAGACAACTGCACTACAAAAAAGGACAGCATATCGTTGCCTGGAATATATCCTCCCTCTGGCATAGGTCATATTATCTTAATGAGGCGGTTTATAGTGCTATGCTTTCAAGGGGGTGGACAGGAGAGCCCGTCATTTTAGATGATTTCAAAACTAAAAAAAGGGATTGGGTCTGGCTATTCTTGACAGTGATATTTTTTATAGCTATACTTAAATTAACATGAGTAAAGTAATTTTTGAATTAAAAGAAGTCTATTTTTCTTATCTCGGTAAGTTTCCAGCCGTCTGCGGAATAGATATGACTATAGAGGAAGGGCAGAAGTTAGCCATTATAGGCGCCAACGGTTCGGGTAAGTCGACGCTTCTACATCTTTTGGACGGACTTATTTTTCCGGATAAGGGCAATATTAAGTTCAGGGGGAAAGAGTTAAAAGAAGAGTCTTTTGGCAAGCAAGATTTCTCTCTTGACTTTCGGCGCAGTGTGGGATTAGTCTTTCAAAACCCTGATGTCCAGTTATTTTGCCCGACAGTCCAAGAAGACATTCTTTTTGGCCCATTGCAACTGGGGATTGAAAAAGAGGAAATTAAAAAGCGGTTTGATGAACTCATAACCATCTTGAATATTAAAGATTTGCTTAATAGGACACCACACCAGTTAAGCATAGGAGAAAAACGTAAGGTTGCCATAGCGTCATCTTTGATTATAAATCCGGATATTCTTCTTTTAGATGAGCCGACCGCAGGGCTTGATCCGTTAACGACCCGTCATATTCTTGACTTACTGATTCAGGCAAACGATACCGGCAAAACGATTATTACCTCAACCCATGACCTCCATATTGTTGAAGAAATATCCGATTTTATTTATGTTTTTGGCTCGAACAGGAAAATAATTAAATCAGGTAAAGTGGAGGTAATATTGCAAGATACTAAACTACTCCAAGAAAATAATCTCGTCCATATCCATAGCCACCGACATAAGGACAAAATACATATTCATCCTCATACCCACATGGATCATCACCAGGGTAGTTAAATTAGTTCTTTCTTATTTCTTAATTGAATTGAAATCTCCTCGGGTTCAAATATCTGCAATGTTGATGAATTTTCAGCCTTGCGGACTTAGAGCAAATTAATTTGAGGACAAATAAG
The sequence above is drawn from the bacterium genome and encodes:
- the nikR gene encoding nickel-responsive transcriptional regulator NikR, translating into MGLIRFGVSLEEVLLANFDEHIKEKGYRTRSKAISDLIGEVLVKEEWAGQGNVAGAITLIYDHHRRELVNKLTEIQHDFYKTIISSQHTHLDHNNCLEVVIAKGEPEKIKKLANKLKSTKGVKHSTLTMATTGEEI
- a CDS encoding diphthine--ammonia ligase, giving the protein MIKAFCCWSGGKDSTLSLYRAQQGQQIEVTHLLNMLAEDGKYSRSHGICVELLKTQASAIDIPIVQRKATARGAISGNTYEQEFKKVVLELKDTGVDAGIFGDIDLQVHRDWVERVCLEMDITPILPLWKGNREELITEFIDVGFKTIVVTTNANYLGKEWLGRQIDKEFVAELKALGNIDLCGEDGEFHTFVYDGPIFKHPVKFTVGEKVLKDNRWFLEIKKD
- the cbiM gene encoding cobalt transporter CbiM; this translates as MHIPDGYLGPVTCGVSYMAMLPIWAVASRIVKKTLKAKQVPMLAIGAAFSFVIMMFNVPIPGGTTGHAVGGVLVAILLGPWAACIAITVALVIQALLFGDGGITAIGANCFNMAFVLPFAGYYIYKAISGSAPKDSNRRVIAAGIAGYAALNLAAGLTGFEFGIQPLLHKTASGQALYCPYGLNVTLPVMLGEHLLFFGWVEAIVTALVIKYLQKQSPELLEEGRKN
- a CDS encoding PDGLE domain-containing protein, with protein sequence MKITTKLWIGMAILILLSPLGLILPEHFKAGSAWGEWGADEMQKLVGYIPQGLEKLASIWKAPMPDYAFEGWEEKGLTHLSFAYIISAVIGIGVIAITVMGLGKLLAKKDD
- a CDS encoding tyrosine--tRNA ligase; amino-acid sequence: MMNLESELKVISQGVVDLISQEELLDKLKKSHQDQRPLRVKFGVDPTASDIHLGHTVILRKLKIFQDLGHQIIFLIGDFTAQIGDPSGKSQTRVKLTPEEVTKNSQTYQEQVFKILDPKKTQVIYNSSWLKEMSLPQIIELTSFYTVARMLERDDFKNRYKTGKEITILEFLYPLLQGYDSVIIKADIEIGGSEQKFNLLVGRELQREYGQKPQVVMTLPLLEGTDGFRKMSKSYNNYISVLEPPIEMFGQIMSIPDHLMLKYYKLLTDIKEENLINLEKDLEKGKQHPKEVKKNLAKEIVSFYHSFQEATLAEEEFEKVFKYKELPKELETYPVSQADKKLVDLMVESKLTSSKGEAKRLILQNAVKLNQAKISDIDYVLDLKEEAILQVGKRRFLKLIPESKNELKKYLL
- a CDS encoding DUF3108 domain-containing protein, with the protein product MFKILVYLTLSLLILTSSLLAQGNVSPIVNSEGEKLTFSVNYMGMPVGRSLMTFSKENTPDTYSIEVKTQSFPFFSLFYQVEDRIKSTINNQFQTCKFEKYLQEGNYTKNETIIFDHQENLAYVNKHPVKIPTLIYDPLSALYQIRQQELIIGNSSYLNVISSETIYKLEIEVLKKERLYTLFGEISTIVIKPKMLFEGIFKHCGEILIWLTDDSFKIPVLIKSKIPLGSIYAVLIKREIPLK
- a CDS encoding HD domain-containing protein → MEYSQDLLIKKLSPHLHLFNLLKDIISPQEKIYLVGGSIRDLLLSRKVMDLDLVTFNNPLPLVKQLSQLLKGSFFKIKENSYRLVYKEGHLTKKIDFSKVKESSFLENLRDRDFTVNAMGIEISNLMLIDPFEGRKDLKQKNLKVVNPSSFLDDPLRLLRAIRLKAQLRFKLDPQTEEFLIKSAPRIKEVASERIINELSLILEKKDAYSSIKELKELNLLVQIIPELAFFKNDLFNSQDIETHLLNSLKELEEILGNLAWYFPDYQKNIKSFLRKKYSCGRSNLVLLKLAVLLHDIGKPLARSFDQAGKICFFGHQGIGQTLSYAISKRLALSNQETEDLGQIIKHHMQIGYLSNSKELSHKALWRFYKRVNHNLINTVLLSLADKKETHSQRYKVNFETHLKLASLLIHKYLTKDKVFNPPSLVTGDDLIQSFNLTPGPVFKVLLNEVKKTYLEGTIKNKREALEYLERYLFQTKL
- a CDS encoding polysaccharide deacetylase family protein; translation: MSLRNTCCKLTAPLLTPIFKGFQKDKIIILMYHRILNLSFNFSFDEALISATPQSFETQMSYLKNKYEVINFNDLHSIVLHKEKIQRPKVIITFDDGYLDNYLYAYPILKRYRLPALIFLTTDYIEGKRKLFWWDEVAYLIKQTKETYIEIDKIGSYFLDSPALKKATITKIQSIFKKITEEEKNKAMDRLRNTCQVETNCLEKMFLSWEQVKEMSKDNISFGAHTCSHVIASKVSLAKAKEEIVCSKKIIEEQINQEVKVFAYPNGKKDDYNQEIIKILQENKFHYAVLTIDGLNSVESIAKNPYTLRRVGLRSYDHLDYLKLQLCGALVKARKIRDTFFNKERVL
- a CDS encoding precorrin-8X methylmutase, whose protein sequence is MEAIILLGHGSRLTEANKILKQMALLVKELGDISIVEIAFLQFVKPDFFDAISACVSSGAGKIIVHPYFLYKGRHFEEDLTEMIGEAQKRYPDIEFVLTQPLGVHENIARVVLERAMKDIKPVKILKPHEIEEKSFEIITGELGETNFRDIELPIVKRVIHATGDFEFAKNMRFAAEAVEAGIRAIKNGMNILVDVEMVKAGINKRLLHKWGGEVICRMQEEGCRRQDEENKTRAEMAIESAMQEKRDIGIVAIGNAPTALYKVMKLIRNTDFKPELVIGVPVGFVKAVESKEVLLHMKYPFITSLGRKGGSSVAVAIVNALLRMVKEEDDGTIAA